The Paenibacillus antri genome contains the following window.
GGTACTCTCCATCAAGTAGCCCAAAAATGGATATCGCCGCCCAGGTCGGCTACAATCATTCCATCTCGTTCATTCGGATGTTCAAGAAGTATTCCGGCATGACGCCCGGCGACTTCCGCCGGCGGCGCGTAGCGTTCTCCCGGCCTCTTCGAGCGTCCCCGCACAAAGTCTAGGTCTCCCCTGTGCCGCAGCCGATTCACGAATCGCCCGTTTCCTGTTACAATGAAGCGGCACGACTCAGTGGAAGTCTCGGAATGGGGAATATCGATCGGATGGATAGCATAGCGGAGTTTTTAAAACAGTTCGGCGCGTTAGGGTTGTTCGTACATTCGATGATCGACGCGATCTTCTTTCCGATTCCGGCGTTCTTCACGCAGGTTTCGTTAAGCATGATCGATCCGCAGGCAGCGCTTCAATTGGCCACGGTCGGGTTCATCGGTTGCTTGCTGGGAACGCCGGTCGGTTACGGCATCGGCAGGCTGTCGGGCAAGGTGCTGCTTCATAAATTTCTGAAGAAGAAGTGGGTCGACTCGGCGACCGCCATGTTCGGCAAGAACGGAGAAGCCGCCGTCATGATCGGCGCGTTCACGCCCATCCCCTTTAAGGTATTTACGATATTGTCCGGGGGCTTGAATTTCCCGTTGTGGAAGCTGATGGTCTACGCCGCGATCGGGCGGGCCGCGAAGTTTTACATCGTCGGCAGCCTGTTTTATATGTACGGTCGGGCGGCCGAAGGCATGGTGAAGCAGGTGTCTATGTACGTCTTCCTCATCGCCGTGCCGGTGCTGCTGATAGGGTTGTTCGTCAAGCGAAAGCTGGCGAACCGCGCGAAAGCGAAAGGAGCGGCAGGCGGGAAGGCGACGGTGGCGGCTCAGGCTTCGCATAGCGAAGAGGCATAATCGAGCGGTTGATCAGGCCGATGCGGCGACGCATCGGCCTGAATTCATTTTCGCCGGGAACGATGGATTAAATTGGCGGCCGGGCGTTA
Protein-coding sequences here:
- a CDS encoding helix-turn-helix domain-containing protein; this encodes MDIAAQVGYNHSISFIRMFKKYSGMTPGDFRRRRVAFSRPLRASPHKV
- a CDS encoding YqaA family protein → MDSIAEFLKQFGALGLFVHSMIDAIFFPIPAFFTQVSLSMIDPQAALQLATVGFIGCLLGTPVGYGIGRLSGKVLLHKFLKKKWVDSATAMFGKNGEAAVMIGAFTPIPFKVFTILSGGLNFPLWKLMVYAAIGRAAKFYIVGSLFYMYGRAAEGMVKQVSMYVFLIAVPVLLIGLFVKRKLANRAKAKGAAGGKATVAAQASHSEEA